In Paenibacillus larvae subsp. larvae, the following proteins share a genomic window:
- a CDS encoding acyl-CoA dehydrogenase family protein — translation MIETKIAGGSFVLDDIDSELVVTPEDFNEEQRMILQTTVDFLEGEVLPKDEEIEKLDYELTLDLLKKAGELGLLSADVPEEYDGLGLDKVSSTIISETLARAASFGLSVGAHVGIGTLPIVFFGTPEQKKKYLPQLATGEKIAAYCLTEPASGSDALGAKTTAKLSEDGQHYILNGSKIFITNAGFADIFIVYAKVDGKDFSAFIVEKEMPGFSLGPEEKKMGIKGSSTRPLYFEDCKVPVENLLGEVGRGHIIAFNILNIGRFKLGAGCLGGAKEAIEHSVKYANTRKQFGTEISSFPLIGKKLADMNIRTFVAESMVYRTSGLIDHILKDLDHSSPDAGKQSAKGIAEYALECSINKVFASEVLDFVADEAVQIHGGYGFTQEYKVERIYRDSRINRIFEGTNEINRMLIPGTLLKKAMKGELPLLQKVQSLQSEMMSMTPGSQSFEGTLEQESHLLAQAKKLFLMVGGMAVQKLQANIEKEQEMLSNLADLMIEIYAMESVLLRTKKLIARQGEDKAKNAIQMTEVYLHEAFAKIEAIAKQCLVMVEEGDMLRTGLSMVKRLTRTSPINTISLKREIAQRVIQAEKYVV, via the coding sequence ATGATCGAAACGAAAATTGCTGGCGGAAGCTTTGTTTTGGATGACATTGATTCGGAACTTGTTGTAACGCCGGAGGATTTCAATGAAGAACAGCGTATGATTTTGCAGACGACGGTTGATTTTCTGGAAGGGGAAGTTCTTCCGAAAGATGAGGAAATTGAAAAGCTCGATTATGAATTAACGCTGGACCTGTTGAAAAAAGCAGGAGAACTCGGATTGCTGAGTGCGGATGTGCCGGAAGAGTATGACGGTCTTGGCCTGGATAAGGTGAGCTCCACCATTATCAGTGAAACATTGGCAAGAGCCGCTTCATTCGGATTATCCGTAGGTGCACACGTTGGAATCGGTACTCTTCCTATTGTCTTTTTCGGTACACCTGAACAAAAGAAAAAATATCTTCCCCAGCTGGCTACAGGCGAGAAAATCGCAGCCTACTGCCTGACGGAACCAGCTTCGGGTTCAGACGCCCTTGGTGCGAAAACAACGGCTAAGCTGTCGGAAGACGGCCAGCATTACATTTTGAACGGTTCTAAAATCTTTATTACCAATGCAGGGTTTGCGGACATCTTCATCGTATATGCGAAAGTGGACGGTAAAGACTTCAGTGCGTTTATCGTAGAAAAAGAGATGCCCGGTTTTTCACTGGGACCTGAAGAGAAGAAGATGGGAATTAAGGGTTCTTCCACTCGCCCTCTTTATTTCGAGGACTGCAAAGTACCTGTTGAGAATTTGCTCGGTGAAGTGGGCCGGGGCCATATTATTGCGTTCAACATTTTGAACATTGGGAGATTCAAACTCGGTGCGGGCTGCTTGGGCGGAGCAAAAGAGGCTATCGAGCATAGCGTAAAGTATGCAAATACCCGCAAGCAATTTGGAACCGAAATATCTTCTTTCCCTCTCATCGGCAAAAAGCTGGCGGATATGAATATCCGTACCTTCGTGGCGGAAAGTATGGTTTATCGGACCTCCGGGCTTATTGACCACATTCTCAAGGACCTTGACCACAGCAGCCCTGACGCCGGCAAGCAGTCCGCCAAAGGAATTGCTGAATATGCCTTGGAATGTTCTATTAATAAGGTATTTGCTTCCGAAGTACTGGATTTTGTTGCGGATGAAGCGGTACAAATTCATGGAGGATACGGTTTTACCCAGGAATATAAGGTGGAACGTATCTATAGGGATTCCAGAATCAACCGTATTTTTGAAGGAACCAATGAGATTAACCGTATGCTAATTCCGGGTACTCTACTCAAGAAAGCAATGAAAGGGGAACTTCCTCTTCTGCAGAAGGTACAGAGTCTGCAAAGCGAAATGATGAGCATGACTCCGGGGTCTCAATCTTTCGAAGGAACACTGGAGCAGGAATCCCATCTGCTTGCCCAGGCGAAAAAGCTGTTCCTCATGGTTGGCGGAATGGCAGTGCAGAAGTTACAGGCGAATATTGAGAAGGAACAGGAGATGCTGAGCAACCTGGCCGATTTGATGATTGAAATTTATGCGATGGAAAGTGTCCTGCTCCGTACGAAGAAACTGATTGCACGCCAAGGGGAAGACAAAGCGAAGAATGCGATTCAAATGACGGAAGTTTATTTGCACGAGGCATTTGCCAAAATTGAAGCAATTGCCAAGCAATGCCTTGTCATGGTAGAAGAAGGGGATATGCTGCGGACCGGGCTGTCTATGGTGAAGAGATTGACGCGCACTTCTCCGATCAACACGATAAGCCTGAAAAGGGAGATTGCACAGCGAGTCATTCAAGCGGAAAAATATGTGGTCTAA
- a CDS encoding (Fe-S)-binding protein, translating to MLGPTLTFLVFFLLTGSGLYFFYKAVYHRYLYLKLGKPADLRKEAKDRLKVFLVQVFGQTKLLKDRKSGIMHVVIFYGFIILQFGALDLIWKGLTGNAIPFPGYEAFGFFQELTVLLIVAAMGYATYRRYGEKLKRLKRGWKPSIVVFFIFFLMLSVVFSLGFERVEHGLAASVWAPISSLFAAGFGWMSPEGVHIAFMISWWAHLIILLSFLVYVPQSKHFHIITAPINILLRKTEPVGRLSKLDLEDEEAESFGIGRIEDFTQKQMLDFYSCVECGRCTNVCPASNTGKLLSPMHLIVKLRDHLIDKGSSITKKSPWVPAFAFSDKGSHVMKVGEEHQLPDIWQDSEVTNIAHTMNTQKHSWTVSDKNAEDVELLGDVMTDDEIWSCTTCRNCEDQCPVGNEHVDKIIDLRRHLVLMQGSMPNDGQRALQNIERQSNPWGINRRERDKWVKEVDPDGELRVPAVKENPDFEYLYFVGSMGSFDNRSRKVSKAFVRLMNQAGVNFAILGNEEKNSGDTPRRMGNEFLFQQLCMENISVFEKYGVKKIVTACPHTYNTLKNEYPDFGLEAKVIHHTELLDKLVEQGKLVPRYEVKERITYHDSCYLGRYNGIYEQPRNVLRSIPGVELVEMERTRENGMCCGAGGGMMWMEETAGKRVNLARTEQALAVNPTVISSACPYCLTMMEDGTKMKELEEQIQTKDIAELLEQAVFGTVKKEVAVVH from the coding sequence ATGCTGGGGCCGACTCTTACCTTTCTTGTATTTTTCCTTCTGACCGGTTCCGGGCTGTATTTCTTCTACAAGGCGGTTTACCACAGATATCTGTACTTGAAGCTGGGGAAGCCGGCTGATCTGCGTAAAGAAGCAAAAGACCGGCTGAAGGTATTTTTGGTCCAGGTGTTCGGCCAGACAAAGCTGCTGAAGGACCGCAAAAGCGGAATTATGCACGTGGTGATTTTTTATGGCTTTATTATTTTGCAGTTTGGCGCACTGGATTTGATTTGGAAGGGGCTTACGGGCAATGCGATTCCGTTTCCGGGTTATGAAGCTTTCGGCTTTTTTCAGGAATTGACGGTATTGCTGATTGTTGCAGCTATGGGTTACGCCACTTACCGGAGGTACGGGGAGAAGCTGAAGCGTCTCAAACGCGGGTGGAAGCCCAGTATCGTAGTATTTTTTATTTTCTTTCTGATGTTGTCTGTTGTGTTCAGTCTCGGCTTTGAAAGAGTCGAACACGGGCTTGCCGCATCCGTATGGGCACCGATTTCCTCCTTATTTGCAGCGGGATTTGGCTGGATGTCTCCGGAAGGTGTACATATAGCCTTTATGATTTCCTGGTGGGCACACTTGATTATTCTGCTCTCTTTTCTTGTGTATGTGCCTCAATCCAAGCATTTTCATATAATAACCGCACCGATTAACATTTTACTTCGTAAAACAGAACCTGTTGGACGTCTGTCCAAACTGGATCTGGAAGATGAGGAGGCAGAATCATTCGGTATCGGCAGGATTGAAGATTTTACACAGAAACAAATGCTTGATTTTTATTCGTGCGTAGAGTGCGGACGCTGTACCAATGTTTGTCCTGCATCGAATACCGGCAAGTTGTTATCTCCGATGCATCTTATTGTCAAGCTTCGCGATCACCTGATTGACAAAGGGTCTTCCATAACGAAGAAGTCCCCATGGGTTCCTGCCTTTGCTTTTTCAGATAAGGGTTCCCATGTGATGAAAGTAGGGGAGGAGCATCAGCTCCCGGATATTTGGCAGGATTCTGAAGTGACGAATATTGCCCACACGATGAACACTCAAAAACATTCCTGGACGGTTTCAGATAAGAATGCTGAAGACGTGGAATTGCTGGGCGATGTAATGACTGATGATGAGATTTGGTCATGTACGACATGCCGGAACTGTGAGGATCAATGTCCGGTAGGGAATGAGCACGTGGATAAAATAATTGATCTGCGCCGACATCTGGTATTGATGCAAGGCAGCATGCCGAACGACGGACAGCGGGCTTTGCAGAATATCGAACGTCAGAGCAACCCTTGGGGCATAAACCGCAGAGAGCGTGACAAGTGGGTGAAAGAAGTAGACCCGGATGGCGAACTTCGGGTGCCGGCAGTGAAAGAAAATCCTGATTTTGAATATTTGTATTTTGTCGGTTCCATGGGTTCTTTCGACAACCGCAGCCGGAAGGTTTCCAAAGCCTTCGTCAGGCTGATGAACCAAGCAGGCGTTAATTTCGCTATTCTCGGCAATGAGGAAAAGAACTCCGGGGATACTCCCCGCCGGATGGGCAATGAATTTTTATTCCAGCAGCTGTGTATGGAGAATATCTCCGTATTTGAAAAGTATGGAGTGAAAAAAATCGTCACAGCATGCCCGCATACGTATAACACACTCAAAAACGAGTATCCCGATTTTGGCTTGGAGGCCAAAGTGATTCACCATACAGAGCTTTTGGATAAGCTTGTGGAGCAGGGGAAACTGGTGCCCCGATATGAGGTGAAGGAACGCATTACTTACCACGATTCCTGTTATCTTGGCAGATATAACGGCATTTACGAACAGCCACGCAACGTTCTCCGGTCGATCCCTGGGGTGGAGCTTGTGGAAATGGAAAGGACCCGGGAAAACGGCATGTGCTGCGGAGCCGGAGGCGGCATGATGTGGATGGAGGAAACAGCCGGAAAAAGGGTAAATCTGGCCCGGACCGAACAGGCTCTTGCCGTAAATCCAACTGTAATCAGTTCAGCCTGCCCATACTGTCTTACCATGATGGAAGACGGCACGAAGATGAAGGAATTGGAAGAGCAGATTCAGACGAAAGACATTGCTGAACTGTTGGAGCAGGCTGTCTTCGGCACAGTCAAAAAAGAAGTGGCTGTTGTCCACTGA
- a CDS encoding long-chain-fatty-acid--CoA ligase, with protein MNTERPWHSHYPSETATTYEYPKHNLAKLLISSAEEFPKKDALYFMGKKMTYEELLEECYRFANGLIGLGIRKGERIAIMLPNSPQSIIAYYGALLIGAIVVQTNPLYMERELEHQLVDSGSVAIVVLDMVLERVQNVWPKTKLKHVIVTGVKDYLPFPKNLLFTLKAKKEGTLAKVPQGEGIFSFKELIAASPNIAVYEEVDAENDLALLQYTGGTTGLSKGVMLTHYNLLANAVQINNWFYRAVPGEEVFLAALPFFHVFGMTVLMNQSVSIAGKLVIVPKFDVDLVLKTITKMRPTLFPGAPTMYISLINHAKIEDYDLSSINVCVSGSAALPLEVQERFEQLSGGRLIEGYGLTESSPVAHVNPIWEKRKLGSIGIPVPDTDAKIVDPVTAEELPVGEIGELIIKGPQVMKGYWNRDEETRQTLRDGWLFTGDMGTMDEDGYFFIVDRKKDMIIASGFNIYPREIEEVLYEHPHVKEAIVAGVPDPYRGETVKAFIVPREGAPISKEELNKWCRERLAAYKVPRMYEFRDSLPKTLVGKVLRRRLLEEEMENQKMG; from the coding sequence ATGAATACGGAAAGGCCTTGGCATTCACATTACCCGAGTGAGACTGCCACGACTTACGAGTATCCCAAACATAATTTGGCAAAGTTATTGATTTCCTCGGCGGAGGAATTCCCCAAGAAGGATGCTCTATATTTCATGGGAAAGAAAATGACCTACGAGGAACTGCTGGAAGAATGTTACCGGTTTGCAAACGGATTAATCGGTCTTGGTATACGCAAAGGGGAACGCATTGCCATTATGCTTCCGAACAGTCCGCAGTCCATCATCGCTTACTACGGTGCTCTGCTGATTGGTGCCATTGTGGTTCAGACCAATCCTCTGTATATGGAGCGTGAGCTGGAGCACCAGCTAGTGGACTCCGGATCGGTAGCTATCGTGGTATTGGATATGGTACTGGAGCGTGTACAGAATGTATGGCCCAAGACCAAACTCAAGCATGTGATTGTCACGGGAGTGAAAGATTACCTGCCTTTTCCCAAAAATCTGTTATTCACCCTGAAAGCCAAAAAGGAGGGCACCTTAGCAAAGGTGCCCCAGGGAGAAGGCATTTTTTCTTTTAAAGAACTGATTGCGGCTTCACCGAATATAGCCGTCTATGAGGAAGTGGATGCGGAGAATGATTTGGCTCTTCTTCAATATACAGGTGGAACAACCGGTTTATCCAAAGGGGTTATGCTGACGCATTATAACCTACTGGCAAACGCTGTCCAAATCAACAATTGGTTTTACAGGGCAGTTCCGGGAGAGGAAGTCTTTCTGGCGGCTTTGCCTTTTTTCCATGTGTTTGGCATGACCGTTCTGATGAACCAGTCTGTGTCCATCGCAGGCAAGCTGGTAATTGTGCCCAAGTTTGATGTTGATCTTGTTTTGAAAACGATTACGAAGATGCGTCCCACGCTCTTTCCCGGGGCACCAACTATGTACATTTCCTTGATCAACCATGCAAAGATTGAAGATTATGATCTGTCATCCATCAATGTATGTGTCAGCGGTTCAGCTGCACTTCCCCTTGAGGTCCAGGAACGCTTTGAGCAGCTGAGCGGGGGACGGCTTATTGAAGGGTACGGGTTGACGGAGTCTTCTCCGGTCGCTCATGTGAACCCGATCTGGGAAAAAAGGAAGCTTGGGTCCATTGGCATTCCAGTACCTGATACCGACGCCAAAATCGTTGACCCTGTTACGGCGGAAGAACTTCCGGTCGGTGAAATCGGGGAACTTATTATCAAGGGTCCTCAGGTAATGAAGGGGTACTGGAACCGCGATGAGGAGACCCGTCAGACATTACGGGACGGCTGGCTGTTTACAGGAGACATGGGAACCATGGATGAGGATGGATATTTCTTCATCGTGGACAGGAAGAAAGATATGATAATCGCAAGCGGATTCAATATTTATCCCAGAGAGATTGAAGAGGTCCTGTATGAACATCCGCATGTGAAAGAGGCTATCGTGGCAGGAGTTCCGGATCCTTACAGGGGAGAAACAGTCAAAGCCTTCATCGTGCCGCGTGAGGGAGCTCCTATCAGCAAGGAGGAGCTGAACAAATGGTGCCGGGAACGGCTGGCTGCCTATAAAGTTCCCCGAATGTACGAATTCAGGGACTCCCTGCCAAAGACACTGGTTGGAAAAGTACTCCGTCGCAGGCTCCTGGAGGAAGAAATGGAAAATCAAAAAATGGGTTGA
- a CDS encoding acetyl-CoA C-acyltransferase, whose amino-acid sequence MREAVIVSLARTAVGKAKKGSLSQTRAEDMGKVVLEEVVRRAPGLQKGDVEDIIIGCAMPEGEQGLNFARTMSLYAGFPVTVPALTVNRFCSSGLQAIAFAAERVMLGHADVMIAGGVESMSHVPMTGFKIAPHPVLVEKMPEVYMSMGHTAEQVANRFGISREDQDTFALRSHQKAAAAIEAGRFKEEIVPLLTTLSGMDENGKVWSKEIVFDTDEGVRKNTSMEVLGRLKPSFSLKGSVTAGNSSQTSDGAAAAVLMSREKAEELGLKPLAAFRSFALGGVDPAIMGVGPIEAIPKALRLAGVSLEDIKLFELNEAFASQCLQVIRELKLNEDLVNVNGGAIALGHPLGCTGAKLTVSLVHELRRRGGGLGVVSMCIGGGMGAAGVLEVFSE is encoded by the coding sequence ATGAGAGAAGCCGTTATCGTGTCTTTAGCAAGAACAGCGGTAGGGAAGGCGAAGAAAGGAAGCCTGTCCCAAACCCGCGCGGAAGATATGGGTAAGGTAGTGTTGGAGGAAGTCGTTCGGAGAGCCCCTGGCTTGCAGAAAGGGGATGTGGAAGACATTATCATTGGCTGCGCCATGCCGGAAGGGGAACAGGGGCTCAATTTCGCCCGTACTATGTCCCTGTATGCGGGATTCCCTGTCACAGTGCCTGCGCTTACCGTGAACCGGTTTTGCTCTTCCGGTTTACAGGCCATCGCTTTTGCTGCCGAACGCGTTATGCTCGGTCATGCCGATGTGATGATCGCCGGGGGTGTGGAAAGCATGAGCCATGTGCCCATGACCGGGTTCAAGATAGCCCCTCATCCCGTCCTGGTAGAAAAAATGCCGGAAGTATACATGTCAATGGGGCATACTGCGGAACAAGTGGCCAACCGTTTTGGCATTAGCAGGGAAGATCAGGACACCTTTGCCTTACGAAGCCATCAAAAAGCGGCGGCTGCTATAGAAGCAGGCCGTTTTAAGGAAGAGATTGTTCCGCTGCTTACAACACTTAGCGGAATGGACGAAAACGGCAAAGTATGGAGCAAGGAAATTGTTTTTGATACGGATGAAGGAGTGCGCAAAAATACCAGCATGGAGGTGCTTGGCCGCCTGAAACCATCCTTCTCTCTGAAGGGAAGCGTTACAGCGGGAAATTCCTCCCAGACAAGTGATGGTGCGGCGGCTGCCGTATTGATGAGCAGGGAGAAGGCCGAAGAGCTTGGTCTAAAACCGCTGGCTGCTTTCCGCTCCTTTGCTCTCGGTGGCGTGGACCCGGCCATTATGGGAGTCGGTCCCATTGAAGCAATCCCGAAAGCACTTCGCCTGGCAGGGGTAAGTCTGGAGGACATCAAGCTTTTCGAGCTGAATGAAGCTTTTGCCTCCCAGTGCCTTCAGGTTATCCGGGAATTGAAGCTGAACGAGGATCTGGTCAACGTCAATGGAGGCGCGATTGCGCTGGGTCATCCGCTAGGCTGTACAGGGGCGAAATTGACGGTCAGCCTCGTCCATGAGCTGCGCCGCCGGGGAGGCGGACTGGGCGTCGTATCGATGTGTATCGGCGGTGGCATGGGAGCAGCAGGTGTTTTAGAAGTGTTTTCGGAATAA
- a CDS encoding TetR/AcrR family transcriptional regulator yields MTSKKREKYQLILDAALKVFAEHGFHRSQVSKIAKAAGVADGTIYLYFKRKEDILISLFREKLGELVSKFNQSIETSTDMKQALYHICRIHYTELEQDVDLAFVTQIELRQSSLELRREIGKAVKPYIVLIEQLLLKGIEEEVFRPDLDVKLTRSLIFGAMDEVVTSWLVSGRKYSLSDQVEGTVQFFLRGIEKSAS; encoded by the coding sequence ATGACAAGTAAAAAAAGGGAAAAATATCAATTAATTCTGGACGCTGCGCTCAAAGTCTTTGCCGAGCATGGATTTCACCGATCCCAAGTTTCGAAGATTGCAAAGGCAGCCGGCGTTGCAGACGGTACCATTTATTTATATTTCAAAAGAAAGGAGGATATCCTTATCAGTCTCTTCCGGGAAAAACTAGGTGAGCTGGTAAGCAAATTCAACCAGTCGATCGAAACCTCGACGGATATGAAGCAGGCCCTTTATCATATATGCCGCATTCATTATACCGAGCTGGAACAAGACGTCGATCTGGCTTTTGTAACTCAAATTGAGCTTCGCCAAAGCTCTCTGGAGCTTCGCAGGGAAATCGGAAAAGCAGTAAAGCCATATATAGTACTAATCGAGCAATTGCTTCTTAAAGGTATTGAGGAAGAGGTATTCCGTCCCGATCTGGATGTCAAGCTAACCCGCTCCCTCATCTTCGGAGCCATGGATGAAGTCGTCACTTCCTGGCTTGTCTCAGGGCGCAAATATTCTTTGTCCGATCAGGTAGAGGGCACTGTACAGTTTTTCCTGCGGGGTATTGAAAAATCGGCTTCCTAA
- a CDS encoding 3-hydroxyacyl-CoA dehydrogenase/enoyl-CoA hydratase family protein, whose protein sequence is MVKTIRKAAIIGSGVMGSAISAHLAGAGIPSLLLDIVPKAPTDQEAAKGLTLQHPQVRNRLATEAIARLKKTNPAPLYSEAFASRITPGNLEDDLGKLSEVDWIIEVIVENLAVKQQLFANIEKVWKAGTIVSSNTSGISINDMVKDRSEEFQSHFLGTHFFNPPRYMKLLEIIPGKHTDPEIVGFMGDFCERKLGKGVVTAKDTPNFIANRIGTYGLLVTLQAMKEGEFTVEEIDAVTGPAMGRPKSATFRTLDLVGLDTFVHVANNVYENVEGEKEKAVFAVPDILKEMVQKGWIGEKQGQGFYKKVKNEQGKEIQAIELNTMEYAKAGKVSSGSLQAAKQVKGAAKKIKALVQTGDKYSDLAWDILKPVLIYSAEKLGEIADTVVDIDNAMKWGFNWDLGPFETWDAIGLVKSVERMEKEGETVPDWVKEWIASGHTSFYEKKESGLFYYHKNEFKGIETKPEIISLKALKERNKTILSNSGASLIDLGDGVACLEFHSPNNAIGEDILSMINKSVEEVRQNYRGLVVANEGKHFCVGANLMLMLMEAQDKEWDELDFIIRSFQNTMMNLKWLEKPVVAAPHRMTLGGGVEACIPADRILFSAETYFGLVEVGVGLIPAGGGCKEMALRTSSRAISPEIDLQPMINHYFETIGMAKVSTSGFDTKRLGYMRETDAVILNEEFRIYEAKQAVLAMDQSGYTPPLKEKIRIVGRDGKAVLQAGINGMREGGYISEHDQKIANKLAHILAGGDLPAGTFVTEQFLLDLEREAFLSLCGEPKTQQRMQHMLSKGKALRN, encoded by the coding sequence ATGGTGAAAACAATTCGAAAAGCGGCTATCATCGGTTCCGGAGTTATGGGCTCTGCCATTTCCGCCCATTTGGCGGGAGCAGGCATACCAAGCCTGCTTTTGGACATCGTACCCAAGGCCCCTACGGACCAGGAGGCGGCAAAAGGCCTTACACTCCAGCATCCGCAAGTAAGAAACCGCTTGGCTACAGAGGCCATTGCCCGGCTGAAAAAAACGAATCCGGCACCGCTCTACAGCGAGGCTTTTGCCAGCCGGATCACACCGGGAAATTTGGAAGATGATCTCGGGAAGCTGTCTGAAGTGGACTGGATTATCGAAGTTATTGTTGAAAATCTGGCCGTGAAGCAGCAGCTTTTTGCCAACATCGAAAAAGTCTGGAAGGCAGGGACGATTGTCAGCTCCAATACATCCGGCATATCTATCAATGATATGGTCAAGGATCGTTCAGAGGAGTTTCAGTCTCACTTCCTGGGGACTCATTTCTTTAATCCGCCCCGCTATATGAAACTCCTGGAAATAATCCCAGGCAAACATACAGATCCTGAAATAGTCGGATTTATGGGCGATTTCTGTGAACGCAAACTGGGCAAAGGGGTTGTAACAGCGAAGGATACTCCTAACTTTATCGCCAACCGGATTGGCACATACGGACTATTGGTGACCTTGCAGGCCATGAAGGAAGGAGAATTTACCGTAGAAGAAATCGATGCGGTGACGGGGCCGGCTATGGGACGCCCCAAGAGCGCGACCTTCCGCACGCTGGATCTAGTAGGACTCGATACGTTTGTACATGTGGCCAACAATGTATATGAAAATGTGGAGGGTGAGAAGGAAAAAGCTGTATTCGCCGTTCCGGACATCCTGAAAGAAATGGTACAAAAAGGCTGGATCGGGGAGAAGCAGGGACAAGGGTTTTATAAAAAGGTCAAGAACGAACAGGGCAAAGAAATACAGGCCATAGAACTGAACACGATGGAGTATGCCAAAGCAGGAAAAGTATCCTCAGGTTCCCTGCAAGCAGCCAAACAGGTAAAGGGCGCAGCCAAAAAGATCAAAGCGTTAGTCCAAACGGGCGACAAATACTCGGATTTGGCCTGGGATATTTTAAAACCGGTTTTGATTTATTCTGCCGAGAAGTTGGGCGAGATCGCAGATACGGTCGTGGACATCGATAATGCAATGAAATGGGGATTCAACTGGGATTTAGGACCGTTTGAAACGTGGGATGCCATCGGGTTAGTCAAATCGGTGGAACGGATGGAGAAGGAAGGTGAAACCGTCCCGGACTGGGTTAAGGAATGGATAGCTTCCGGTCATACCTCGTTTTATGAGAAAAAGGAAAGTGGACTGTTCTACTATCACAAAAATGAATTTAAAGGAATAGAGACAAAACCCGAAATCATCTCCCTCAAGGCGCTGAAGGAGAGAAACAAAACGATTCTGTCCAACAGCGGTGCCAGTCTCATTGATCTTGGTGATGGGGTGGCTTGCCTGGAATTCCACTCTCCAAATAATGCCATTGGGGAAGACATTCTCAGCATGATCAATAAAAGCGTGGAGGAAGTCCGCCAAAATTATAGAGGTCTTGTCGTTGCCAACGAAGGGAAACATTTCTGTGTGGGTGCGAACCTGATGCTGATGCTGATGGAAGCACAGGACAAGGAATGGGATGAGCTCGACTTTATCATCCGGTCGTTCCAAAATACAATGATGAATCTAAAGTGGCTGGAAAAACCGGTAGTTGCGGCACCTCACCGGATGACGCTCGGAGGCGGAGTGGAAGCTTGCATTCCGGCTGACCGCATTTTATTCTCCGCTGAAACTTACTTTGGACTTGTTGAAGTGGGTGTCGGTCTGATTCCGGCAGGGGGAGGCTGTAAGGAGATGGCCCTGCGAACAAGCAGCCGGGCAATCAGCCCTGAAATTGACCTCCAGCCCATGATTAACCACTATTTTGAAACGATTGGTATGGCTAAAGTTTCAACCAGCGGTTTTGACACAAAGCGGCTCGGTTACATGAGGGAGACGGATGCGGTAATTCTGAATGAAGAGTTCCGAATTTACGAAGCTAAACAAGCGGTACTGGCTATGGATCAATCGGGGTATACTCCGCCGTTGAAAGAAAAGATCCGTATCGTCGGACGTGACGGCAAGGCCGTCCTGCAAGCCGGAATCAACGGAATGAGAGAGGGCGGATACATCTCGGAACACGATCAGAAGATTGCCAATAAATTAGCCCACATTCTGGCAGGCGGGGATCTCCCGGCGGGTACTTTTGTTACAGAGCAGTTTTTGCTTGATCTGGAACGTGAAGCTTTCCTCAGTCTCTGCGGAGAGCCGAAGACCCAACAGCGGATGCAGCATATGCTTTCCAAAGGAAAAGCGCTCCGCAATTAG
- a CDS encoding electron transfer flavoprotein subunit beta/FixA family protein, producing the protein MNIYVLLKQTFDTEEKVIISGGSIDEEGAKFVINPYDEYAVEEAITLRDEHGGKVTLVSVGPDRTIEALRTGLAMGADEAVLINDERIPADENAVSKVLHGYLSSQQADLIIGGNFSVDNGAGQVAIRVANLLGIPHVSSITKITVSGSHATAERDAEGDLEVVQVALPAVFTAQQGLNEPRYPSLQGIMKAKKKPLTELNLDDLELDPPAAKTERTELTLPPERKAGRILSGETPDQVKELVQLLRSEAKVI; encoded by the coding sequence ATGAATATTTATGTTCTGCTTAAACAAACTTTTGACACGGAGGAAAAAGTGATCATAAGCGGAGGCAGCATTGATGAAGAAGGGGCAAAATTCGTTATCAACCCTTATGATGAATATGCTGTGGAAGAAGCGATCACACTTCGGGATGAGCATGGAGGAAAAGTAACACTTGTCTCTGTCGGCCCGGACCGGACGATTGAAGCGCTTCGTACGGGATTGGCCATGGGTGCTGATGAAGCCGTTCTGATCAATGACGAACGTATCCCCGCCGATGAGAATGCCGTTTCCAAAGTACTTCACGGTTATCTGTCCAGTCAACAAGCCGACCTCATTATCGGAGGTAACTTCTCTGTTGATAATGGAGCTGGGCAAGTAGCTATTCGGGTTGCTAATTTACTGGGCATTCCCCATGTCTCTTCCATTACTAAGATAACGGTTTCGGGTTCCCATGCGACAGCTGAAAGAGATGCCGAGGGCGATTTGGAAGTAGTTCAGGTAGCCCTGCCGGCTGTTTTCACTGCCCAGCAAGGATTGAATGAGCCCCGTTATCCTTCCCTGCAGGGAATTATGAAGGCAAAAAAGAAACCGCTAACGGAGCTGAATCTGGACGATCTGGAGCTTGATCCACCTGCTGCTAAAACAGAACGAACCGAACTTACCCTTCCCCCTGAGAGAAAAGCCGGCAGAATACTAAGTGGAGAAACGCCGGATCAGGTTAAAGAACTTGTGCAGCTTCTTCGCAGCGAAGCGAAAGTTATATAA